A genome region from Patescibacteria group bacterium includes the following:
- a CDS encoding FG-GAP-like repeat-containing protein, producing MTKTKTIIFTAVLMSGMIFGPLKSVEARDYFGLGRIFKAVDLKQGQDFNLFENDFRGGVSVCVGDLNGDGHKEIVIGSGPGRRSEVRVYDYRGKKTNYVIYPFDAEFLGGVDVACGDVNGDQKDEIAVAVASRESAHIKVYKADLNKTVLADFFGEPAAFRGGVHIALADLDGDHNAEILVSRGQGTRSEVRVFKGNGTRTDFVLYPFPRDFKGGVDIAAADVDGDKLPEIIVSAARQDKAQIKVYKSNGLLESSFIAFDQGFKGGVDIAAADLNFDGKSEILAGAGPGGAPHVRAFNHLGEIQKSSPYNIGGVKIAQEDTDSEKERMGAALPLPGAGRKEGVGGNLKEPSLVSGVSSQAMNQTGYSYYPFEKNFNGGVNLAAADLDGDHIAEIIILPALNYNFNGLKKIVIDISEQNLKAYEGEKIFLDTKVSTGRPGMGTPLGNFHILSKNPRAWSSKYGLYMPYWMAFTTKGHGIHELPEWPGGYKEGANHLGVRVSHGCVRLGVGPAKQLYDWAAIGTPVIVQD from the coding sequence ATGACAAAAACAAAAACAATAATTTTTACGGCAGTTTTAATGTCAGGAATGATTTTTGGGCCATTAAAAAGTGTAGAGGCTCGCGATTATTTTGGTCTCGGTCGTATTTTCAAAGCTGTGGACCTTAAACAAGGCCAGGATTTTAATTTATTTGAAAATGATTTCCGCGGCGGGGTTTCGGTTTGCGTGGGGGATCTAAATGGTGATGGTCATAAGGAAATTGTGATTGGTTCAGGACCGGGTCGGAGAAGCGAAGTGCGCGTTTATGACTATCGAGGCAAAAAGACCAATTATGTAATCTATCCTTTTGACGCAGAATTTTTGGGAGGCGTTGATGTGGCTTGTGGGGATGTTAATGGCGACCAAAAGGATGAAATTGCGGTGGCGGTTGCTTCCCGCGAGAGCGCCCATATCAAGGTTTACAAGGCAGACCTAAACAAAACTGTTTTAGCGGATTTTTTTGGAGAACCAGCGGCGTTTCGGGGCGGCGTGCACATTGCCCTTGCGGATTTAGACGGCGATCATAATGCGGAAATTTTGGTTTCGCGAGGGCAGGGTACGCGCTCCGAGGTGCGTGTTTTTAAAGGAAATGGTACGCGGACTGATTTTGTCCTTTATCCTTTTCCGCGCGACTTCAAGGGTGGCGTGGATATCGCCGCGGCGGATGTGGACGGAGATAAACTTCCGGAGATTATCGTTTCTGCCGCGCGTCAGGATAAAGCCCAGATTAAAGTATATAAGAGTAATGGCCTTTTAGAATCCAGCTTCATCGCCTTTGATCAAGGTTTCAAGGGCGGCGTGGATATCGCCGCGGCGGATTTGAATTTTGACGGCAAGAGTGAGATTTTGGCTGGCGCTGGTCCGGGCGGCGCGCCGCATGTGCGGGCGTTCAATCACTTGGGCGAGATTCAGAAGAGTTCCCCTTATAATATCGGCGGGGTGAAAATCGCGCAAGAAGATACTGATTCTGAAAAAGAGAGAATGGGAGCGGCTCTCCCCTTGCCCGGAGCGGGGAGAAAGGAGGGGGTGGGAGGTAATCTTAAGGAACCAAGTCTGGTGAGTGGCGTTAGCTCCCAAGCGATGAACCAGACTGGTTACAGTTATTATCCTTTTGAAAAGAATTTTAATGGCGGGGTGAACCTGGCGGCGGCAGATTTAGATGGCGATCATATTGCGGAAATTATTATCTTGCCTGCTTTGAACTACAATTTCAATGGTTTAAAGAAGATTGTGATTGACATTTCAGAGCAAAATTTGAAGGCTTATGAAGGAGAGAAAATATTTTTAGACACTAAGGTATCTACAGGTCGGCCTGGTATGGGCACTCCCTTGGGTAATTTTCACATTTTAAGTAAAAATCCGCGCGCCTGGTCTTCTAAATATGGGTTATATATGCCCTATTGGATGGCTTTTACTACTAAAGGTCATGGCATTCATGAATTGCCCGAATGGCCGGGCGGTTATAAGGAAGGGGCTAATCATTTAGGTGTGCGCGTTTCTCATGGCTGCGTGCGCCTCGGTGTGGGACCGGCTAAACAGCTTTACGATTGGGCGGCAATAGGAACGCCGGTAATTGTTCAAGACTAA
- a CDS encoding V-type ATP synthase subunit D has protein sequence MQVKINPTRVELLKLKKRLKVAQRGHKLLKEKRDGLMKDFMQVVREAKDVREAVEKSLSEAFLSFAFAAAEMPAQSLEAALMLSKMKLSLQTSEKNIMNIKVPLFEVQKEGEPICYGYLDTVAELDTSLKGFETSLEKMVRLAQTEKAILMLSREIEKTRRRVNSLEYVLVPNLQSAIREITMKLDEQERGNLTRLMKVKAMIAAQA, from the coding sequence ATGCAAGTCAAAATCAACCCCACGCGCGTGGAGCTGCTTAAATTGAAAAAGCGGCTCAAAGTCGCGCAAAGAGGGCATAAATTATTAAAAGAGAAACGGGACGGACTAATGAAAGATTTTATGCAGGTAGTCCGCGAAGCCAAGGATGTTCGCGAAGCGGTAGAAAAATCATTGAGCGAAGCTTTTTTGTCTTTTGCTTTCGCCGCCGCGGAAATGCCAGCCCAAAGCCTAGAGGCGGCTTTGATGTTGTCCAAGATGAAGCTTTCCCTGCAAACAAGCGAGAAGAATATAATGAATATCAAAGTGCCGCTTTTTGAGGTTCAAAAGGAAGGAGAACCGATTTGCTATGGTTATTTGGATACTGTCGCGGAATTGGATACAAGTTTGAAAGGATTTGAGACTTCTTTAGAAAAAATGGTCCGCTTGGCGCAGACTGAAAAAGCGATTTTAATGCTTAGCCGCGAGATTGAGAAAACGCGGCGGAGAGTAAATTCTTTGGAATATGTTTTAGTGCCAAATTTGCAGTCCGCGATCCGCGAGATTACAATGAAATTAGATGAACAAGAGAGAGGGAATTTGACGCGGCTGATGAAAGTAAAAGCTATGATCGCGGCGCAAGCCTAA
- a CDS encoding V-type ATP synthase subunit B, whose product MSKAYKTVKEIAGPLIILEKIEGAKYEELVEVETKEGRKILGKVLEAGRELTLIQLFEAPQGVPRAGTKVKFLGRGLRLPVSEDILGRVFSGAGKPIDGGPRIIPDQELDINGLPLNPYARSYPDEFIQTGVSTIDGMNTLVRGQKLPIFSGAGLPHARLAAQIARQAKMRWDLRHTESRITNHESRNKDRKETKFAVVFVAMGITFDEANFFQNDFKKTGAIERSVLFINLANDPVVERIATPRMALTCAEYLAFEKGMDVLVIMSDLTNYCEALREVSAARKEIPGRRGYPGYLYTDLSTIYERAGRIKGKPGSITQIPILSMPEDDKTHPVPDLTGYITEGQIMFSRELHRKGIFPPVDVLPSLSRLKDKGIGEGKTREDHSGVLNQLFASYARGKEVEELAVILGEESLDETDKKYLKFASLFEDKFVRQGEYEDRDIIQTLSLGWELLSILPQSELKRVKPEMIEKYFKR is encoded by the coding sequence ATGTCCAAAGCTTATAAAACAGTGAAAGAAATTGCGGGACCTTTAATAATTTTGGAAAAGATTGAAGGCGCAAAGTATGAAGAATTAGTGGAAGTGGAAACAAAAGAAGGTCGCAAAATACTAGGCAAGGTTCTGGAAGCCGGACGCGAGCTCACCTTAATCCAGCTCTTTGAAGCGCCGCAAGGCGTGCCGCGTGCTGGCACCAAGGTCAAATTCTTGGGACGAGGTTTGAGACTGCCGGTATCCGAGGATATTCTAGGTCGGGTGTTTTCTGGCGCGGGCAAGCCGATTGATGGCGGACCTAGAATTATTCCAGACCAAGAATTAGATATCAATGGTTTGCCTTTAAATCCTTATGCCCGTTCTTATCCCGATGAATTTATTCAAACCGGCGTTTCCACGATTGACGGCATGAACACGCTGGTGCGTGGTCAGAAACTGCCTATTTTTTCGGGCGCTGGTCTGCCGCACGCGCGCCTTGCGGCTCAAATCGCGAGGCAGGCAAAGATGCGCTGGGATTTACGGCATACCGAATCACGAATCACGAATCACGAATCACGGAATAAAGACCGAAAAGAGACGAAGTTTGCGGTGGTGTTTGTGGCGATGGGTATCACTTTTGATGAGGCGAATTTTTTTCAAAATGATTTTAAGAAAACCGGAGCGATTGAGCGTTCGGTGCTGTTTATTAACCTTGCTAATGATCCCGTGGTGGAGCGGATTGCAACGCCCAGAATGGCTTTAACCTGCGCTGAATATTTGGCTTTTGAAAAGGGAATGGATGTACTAGTCATTATGTCTGATCTGACTAATTATTGTGAAGCCTTGCGCGAAGTTTCGGCGGCGCGCAAAGAAATTCCGGGTCGGCGTGGTTATCCGGGTTATCTTTATACCGACCTTTCTACAATTTATGAACGCGCGGGGCGCATTAAAGGCAAGCCCGGTTCCATCACGCAGATTCCGATCCTTTCCATGCCCGAGGACGACAAAACCCATCCCGTGCCCGATTTAACCGGTTACATTACCGAAGGCCAAATTATGTTTAGCCGCGAATTGCACCGCAAGGGGATTTTTCCGCCCGTGGATGTTTTACCTTCCCTTTCCCGGCTTAAAGACAAAGGAATCGGCGAAGGTAAAACCCGCGAGGATCATTCCGGTGTTTTAAATCAGTTATTCGCTTCTTATGCCCGCGGTAAGGAAGTGGAAGAATTAGCCGTGATTTTGGGCGAAGAGAGTTTGGATGAAACCGATAAAAAATATTTAAAGTTTGCCTCTCTCTTTGAAGACAAATTCGTCCGCCAAGGTGAATATGAGGATCGTGACATTATTCAAACATTGAGTTTGGGCTGGGAACTTTTGTCTATTTTACCGCAGTCCGAGTTAAAGAGAGTGAAGCCGGAAATGATTGAGAAGTATTTTAAGAGATAA